From the Streptococcus sanguinis genome, the window CTGGTGCCACCATTGTCGGCGGTCTCCTAAATGGTGTCAGCCGTTCTGTCGTGACAGAGTTCACTTTCTATCTAGGGATTCCCATTATGTTTGGCGCTAGCGGCTGGAAAATTCTCAAGTTCATCAAGAATGGGAATGGTCTGGGATTTGGGCAAATCTTCTTGCTTTTGGTTGCCATGGGAGTGGCCTTCGGTGTCAGTCTAGTCGTGATTCGTTTCCTGACAGACTACGTCAAAAAGCATGACTTTACAATTTTTGGGAAATATCGGATTGGCCTAGGTGGTGTGCTTCTGGTTTATGCAGCAATCAAGGCCTTGATGGGATAAAAGGGGAAATTTAAATGTTTCCTTGACTATCTCATGTAGTGAAATAATAAGCTCTCGGAATTTTCTGAGAGCTTTTTTCTTGCAACTTCCATTTTCAGAGCAATACTAGCTATTTTTTGAAATACGGGGGATTTTTTAGTATAATAGTAGGACTAGAAGTGTATGAGGTAGAGATATGGAAATGAAACAGATTAGTGATTCGACAATAAAAATCACGATTCAGCTGGAAGATTTGGAAGAGCGCGGCATGGAAATGGCCGATTTCTTGGTTCCCCAAGAAAAGACGGAAGAATTTTTCTATACCATCTTAGATGAGTTGGAAATGCCGGATAATTTTTTGGACAGCGGTATGCTGAGCTTCCGTGTGACGCCTAAGCCAGATAAGGTGGATGTTTTTGTTACCAAGTCTAAGTTGGATAAGAATCTGAGTTTTGAGGATTTGGCAGATTTGCCAGACATGGATGAGCTGTCTCATATGTCTCCAGATGAATTCCTCAAGACATTGGAAAAGAGCATTTTTGAAAAGAGTAAGGAAGACATAGAAGCAGTCCAATCTTTGGAAACGGCAGAAGCTGAGGAAGGGGAACAGCTCTCTCAGGAGGCGGCTGATGAGCAGTCGGCGGAAAATGCAGAGCGCTATATTTACTATATCCTGCGTTTTGAAGATATTAAGGCTGCTGCGGCCTTTGCTCAGACGGTGGACTATAAGATCGACCTATCAGAGCTTTATAAGTATGATTCAGCTTATTATTTGACGATTTTGGTAGACGTTGAAGGATTCCCAGAACGCTATCCAGCTTGGCTTTTGGCTAAGATGCGTGAATTCGCAGATGATTCAGATATCACTCGGGCAGTGCTGCAGGAGCACGGTCATCTTCTTTTGGTGACAGATGCCGTCTCCGGCCTGCAGAAGGTTGAATGCCTATGATTACTTTTCCTTTAAAGTTTATCTTGGTATTGCTGGGAACTTTTTTTATCGGGGTGATTCTGACGCCCTTAGTTCGGCTCTTAGCCTTTAAGATTGGTGCGGTAGATTATCCCAATGCTCGCCGCATCAATAAAAAGCCCATGCCTAGCAGTGGCGGGTTGGCGATTGTAGCGGCCTTTTCTATCTCTACTCTGCTCTTGATGCCGCAAATTGTTGCTGTAGATTTTTTTGGACAGACCTATTTTGATTATGTTTGGCCGGTCGTTCTAGGTGGTTTGATTATTGCCTTTACAGGGCTGGTTGATGATATCAAAGAACTATCGCCTCTGCTGAAAATGGGGGGAATTGTTCTAGCAGCCAGTCTAATCTGGTGGCTGACAGATTTCCGATTGGATGATTTTAAGATTCCTTTTGGCGGACCTTTCCTGCATTTTGAGCCTTGGCTATCCTATATTTTGACAGTGGTGTGGATTATTTCCATCACCAATGCGGTTAATTTGATTGACGGTTTGGATGGTCTGGTGAGTGGGGTGTCCATCATCTCCTTGGTGACGATGGGGATTGTTTCTTACTTCTTTTTGCCCCAACACAATCTCTTTCTGACCCTGACTATTTTCGTCTTGGTCTTGTCAATTGCGGGTTTTTTCCCTTACAATTACCACCCAGCTATCATCTATCTTGGTGATACGGGGGCTCTCTTCATCGGCTTTATGATTGCTGTTCTGTCCTTGCAAGGATTGAAAAATGCGACGGCTGTTGCGGTGGTGACGCCTATGATTATCTTAGGAGTGCCGATTACGGATACTTTTCTGGCGATTATCCGCCGTACTCTATCTGGTCAGAAATTCTACACGCCTGACAAGCATCATCTTCATCACAGACTCTTATCCTTGGGATTGACTCATCGAGGAACAGTGTTGGTTATCTATGGGATTTCACTGGTCTTTGCCATGATTTCTCTCTTGTTGAATGTTTCCAGTCGAATTGGTGGCGTGCTCTT encodes:
- the mecA gene encoding adaptor protein MecA, whose product is MEMKQISDSTIKITIQLEDLEERGMEMADFLVPQEKTEEFFYTILDELEMPDNFLDSGMLSFRVTPKPDKVDVFVTKSKLDKNLSFEDLADLPDMDELSHMSPDEFLKTLEKSIFEKSKEDIEAVQSLETAEAEEGEQLSQEAADEQSAENAERYIYYILRFEDIKAAAAFAQTVDYKIDLSELYKYDSAYYLTILVDVEGFPERYPAWLLAKMREFADDSDITRAVLQEHGHLLLVTDAVSGLQKVECL
- a CDS encoding glycosyltransferase family 4 protein, with amino-acid sequence MPMITFPLKFILVLLGTFFIGVILTPLVRLLAFKIGAVDYPNARRINKKPMPSSGGLAIVAAFSISTLLLMPQIVAVDFFGQTYFDYVWPVVLGGLIIAFTGLVDDIKELSPLLKMGGIVLAASLIWWLTDFRLDDFKIPFGGPFLHFEPWLSYILTVVWIISITNAVNLIDGLDGLVSGVSIISLVTMGIVSYFFLPQHNLFLTLTIFVLVLSIAGFFPYNYHPAIIYLGDTGALFIGFMIAVLSLQGLKNATAVAVVTPMIILGVPITDTFLAIIRRTLSGQKFYTPDKHHLHHRLLSLGLTHRGTVLVIYGISLVFAMISLLLNVSSRIGGVLLMIGLLLGVELFAELVGVLGPNRTPLLNILRFIGNSSYREEVRRKWRQKRNK